The proteins below are encoded in one region of Myxococcales bacterium:
- a CDS encoding RtcB family protein: protein MHDLIETRGVPIKAWTQGVAFEKEARQQVTKVAELPFVFRHVAVMPDVHLGIGATVGSVIATTKAIVPAAVGVDIGCGMIAQKTSLRASDLPSDLGPIRSAIERAVPHGGPGLTGSWRDMIPSRVSRAWRDLSEEYAKLCQKHPVLERGLDIQHLGTLGTGNHFVELCIGEDDSVWIMLHSGSRGVGNRIGTYFIERARREMLALDRRLPDRDLAYFEEGTTGFDDYVDAVSWAQRFAKTSRELMMQAVLAALHASKLPPFKLGARAVNCHHNYVAREEHFGENVWVTRKGAVRAGLGELGIIPGSMGARSFIVRGKGNADSFSSCSHGAGRLMSRGEAKRRFTLADHEAATAGVECRKDEGVIDETPMAYKPIDMVMAAQDDLVEIVHTLRQVVCVKG from the coding sequence ATGCACGACCTCATTGAAACGCGCGGTGTTCCCATCAAGGCCTGGACGCAAGGCGTCGCCTTCGAGAAGGAAGCTCGCCAGCAGGTGACGAAGGTCGCCGAATTGCCTTTCGTGTTCCGTCACGTGGCCGTGATGCCGGACGTCCACCTCGGCATCGGCGCGACCGTCGGGAGCGTGATCGCGACGACCAAGGCCATTGTGCCGGCGGCCGTCGGCGTCGACATCGGGTGCGGAATGATCGCGCAGAAGACGTCGCTTCGAGCGTCGGACCTCCCCAGCGACCTCGGCCCCATCCGAAGTGCGATCGAACGCGCCGTCCCGCACGGCGGGCCCGGCCTCACGGGCTCGTGGCGCGACATGATTCCTTCGCGGGTGTCGCGCGCGTGGCGCGACCTCTCCGAGGAGTACGCGAAGCTCTGCCAAAAGCACCCCGTCCTGGAGCGCGGCCTCGACATCCAGCACCTTGGGACGCTCGGGACCGGCAACCACTTCGTCGAGCTTTGCATCGGCGAGGACGACTCGGTGTGGATCATGTTGCACTCGGGGTCGCGCGGCGTCGGGAACCGCATCGGGACGTACTTCATCGAGCGAGCGCGCCGCGAGATGCTCGCGCTTGATCGACGCTTGCCCGATCGCGACCTCGCGTATTTCGAAGAGGGAACGACGGGCTTCGACGACTATGTCGACGCCGTGTCGTGGGCGCAGCGCTTCGCCAAGACGAGCCGCGAACTCATGATGCAAGCGGTTCTCGCGGCGCTCCACGCGTCCAAGCTCCCTCCCTTCAAGCTCGGCGCGCGCGCCGTGAACTGTCACCACAACTACGTCGCGCGCGAAGAGCACTTCGGCGAGAACGTGTGGGTGACGCGCAAGGGCGCGGTTCGCGCGGGACTCGGTGAGCTGGGGATCATTCCCGGCTCCATGGGCGCGCGTTCGTTCATCGTCCGAGGCAAGGGAAACGCCGACTCGTTCTCGTCGTGCAGCCACGGGGCAGGCCGCCTCATGTCGCGCGGCGAGGCGAAGCGTCGCTTCACCCTCGCCGACCACGAAGCGGCGACGGCGGGCGTGGAGTGTCGCAAGGACGAAGGCGTGATCGACGAGACGCCCATGGCGTACAAGCCGATCGACATGGTCATGGCGGCCCAGGACGATCTCGTCGAGATCGTGCATACGCTCCGCCAGGTTGTTTGCGTAAAGGGTTAG